A genomic stretch from Vibrio cortegadensis includes:
- a CDS encoding DHH family phosphoesterase, giving the protein MDLVNFDNFLKRLQVDERIIVQAHDFPDHDAISSAFALAYLLKKLGFSPFITYQGYIDRISLRNLIDWLNIPTVSPKQLSLTPNDKIIIVDGCIGEKNVTDLPGLEVAVIDHHQVKAPHFVWYSDIRPNYGSTATILVDYFNYYSLDIPKKIATALLVGLTFDTANFTRSVSDADMKALIQLQSKSDMQMVNRICRNQLEFQELELFDALLSSMKREKNCAFAVLPDGCPKNMLGVLGDFLLGVDEIDVVILSARNRGKTFLSLRSECPNNNVEKIIRSVLNNSGIGFGGGHAHMAGGIINEMYQLSQELDYVYNLIRPKLILC; this is encoded by the coding sequence ATGGATTTAGTCAATTTCGATAATTTTTTAAAACGTTTACAGGTCGATGAACGAATTATAGTACAAGCACACGATTTTCCTGATCATGATGCAATTTCATCAGCATTTGCTCTTGCTTACCTGTTAAAAAAGCTCGGGTTTTCTCCTTTTATTACCTACCAAGGTTATATAGATCGGATATCGTTACGTAATCTTATTGATTGGCTAAACATCCCAACCGTCAGCCCAAAACAATTATCACTTACACCCAATGATAAAATAATCATTGTTGATGGCTGTATAGGAGAAAAAAACGTAACCGATCTTCCCGGATTAGAAGTAGCCGTTATTGATCATCACCAAGTTAAAGCTCCCCACTTTGTTTGGTACTCAGATATACGACCAAACTACGGCTCAACTGCAACAATTCTGGTCGATTACTTTAATTACTACTCACTCGATATACCAAAGAAAATAGCGACGGCTTTACTTGTTGGCCTTACATTCGATACGGCAAATTTTACACGCTCTGTCAGCGATGCAGATATGAAGGCATTAATCCAACTCCAATCTAAATCTGACATGCAGATGGTTAATCGTATCTGTAGAAATCAACTTGAATTCCAAGAATTAGAATTGTTTGACGCTTTACTGTCCTCCATGAAAAGAGAGAAGAATTGTGCTTTCGCTGTATTGCCTGATGGATGCCCTAAAAATATGTTAGGAGTATTAGGTGACTTCTTATTAGGGGTTGATGAAATAGATGTGGTTATTTTGAGTGCACGAAATAGAGGAAAAACTTTTTTGTCGTTACGCTCAGAATGTCCAAACAATAATGTAGAAAAAATAATTCGAAGTGTTCTGAATAACTCAGGTATAGGTTTCGGTGGAGGCCATGCCCATATGGCAGGTGGGATCATCAATGAAATGTACCAACTCTCACAAGAGCTAGATTATGTTTACAATCTTATTCGGCCAAAGCTTATTTTATGCTAA